The region AAATACACACCGACGTGCAAAGTTATTACacaggaggagaaaaggaggggctttggagtgggaggggctcagagagggaggggcttagAGAAAATCATGCAGTGGTCGGGGTGGAATAAGATTTATCAGGGTGCTTGACATTACATCAGTGCCCCTAAAGTCCTGAAAGAAGCAAGAAAAAACGCAAAAAAGGTCTCAAACGACCTGTAACCTTTTCTCAGTGTTGGAAACGTAAACGGGGACACGGAGCGCCTCAGGGCGGAGTACAGCCAGATCCCAAAGCGTCGGGGTCGACTCACGTGAGTTGGTGGAGGGCGTGGTGGAGGTGACAGGCGTCAGGTTCATCTGGGAGATGTCGAAGTCATCGCAGTCGTCGTTGTCCTGCGCCACGCCCACGCGGCCGAAGTAGCTGGTGAAGGCGTCTGTGGTGCAGGCCAGGCTGGGCTGCTCACTCTTGCGTGTTGGCATGGCTGCCGGCTTGGCCATCTGGAAGTCCTTGAACATCTCCTTGCTCATCTTGGCCTGGCGGGGCAGTGAGCGGTCACTGTGCTGTGGGCTGGAGGCCATGGAGGCGGACGCccccgcccccggccccgcccccgccccggCCCCGCCCGCCGTGGGCGTGTCACAAGAAGCGGCGGCGGCGGCCGCGGCCAACGGCACAGGAGCCAGGGTCTGGAACATGGCGGCAGGCAGCGGCCCCACCGTCTGCGCGGGCATGAACGTGGCAGGTGAGAAGTGCGCGCCAGCCATGGCcgcccactgctgctgagtggCGGGGAATAGGTTGGCCTGGCCCCAGATCAGCGGCTGGCCTCCAGGCAAAACCTGAGCCATGGGCATCGAGGACTGCACCCCGAACGGAAGGGGCGCCTGGGCGGCAAACCCCTGCTGAGTCCACGCTGGTGCCACCGCCCCCATCGTCACGTAACCTGACGGAGGAACGGACCGgtaagagagggacagagagaaagatgaagagaggTGAGAGACATCCATCCCATAAGTGGAGTTAGGGTTTATTAAGGCAGGGTGTTTCCAACAAGCTCACAATGATACTACTGGTGAAATTTATTATGatgctacaaataaaacacaggtGGTGAGCTGGTATATCACAGGGCATCAAGACATCACAGCTGGAACACTGTTGTCCTGTAGCTTAGTTCTTCTACCGAAGAACCTGCATACTGGCCTTTGGCAGCTACTGCCATCTATAGGCTCACGTAGGTACTTCATCACAGGGGTTGAAACATAATAATTCATATgaatacacagaaaaataaatcaatgttaATAAAAGTGTTCAAAGTGTAAATAcaatattgtaaaaaaaaaaaaaactggtttgTTTAACACCAGTAGCATTTACAGGATGGAAGTGTAATCCAATATATACTGTTATAACCAAGCAAGCCAAGGAAAGATGTTCAAAAGAGCACTTCTACAAATCTTCACTCCAAGGCCATACTCAAAAGATATATGACCCTCCACCCATCTGTCCATCAGAGGTCTGGAGTGGGAACGAGGACCTTGATGTGACCCCCCCCCAGTGGAAAGATCATCACGGCTCAGATGAGCTACAGTAATTACTGCTCACAATGGGCCCAGCCCTAATGAACAGGGGCTCTGGGTGGAGAAAGCCATTATAACACACGACTCACATCACACCAGCCCTTATTACATCACACACCTCCCCCTGGGTCCCACACGAGCAGAGCAGACTCAAAATGTCAATCCTACCTAACCaccatgtacacgcacacacacacacacacgctccatgTATATTGCATATAGTGCAGGATGACAGAGTTGTTAAGTTGGACAGATCTTAAGTGTATCTGCTAAGGTCAAGCACAAAGTCATCCAAAGGTTAATATTGGCTGGATGCATTTAATGGGATGTAATGAACTGGGTCTGAACCCTTCACACAAGCAACTCTATCGCCAACACCAGCAAAGCCACCTTAGCACAAAAACATCCAGAACTCGTGATGAAAACCCAACTGTATTCTATATCCAACAAAGATTAGTGCCTTAGTCCCTTCCTTCTGTGTTATTAAAGTATACTTTGGACAGGAtggatttgtgtttttgttttttttacaggaaGCTGCTGCTTGGCAAGGTGACATGAGAGAACGCCACAGGAAGTGACACCATATTACACCAAGCTGAGGGTGGAGGGAGGCTTCACACTGAgcatcacagtacacacacaaatgacaccACCACCGACAAGAAGTGCACCAGCGAAGACGACATGGGTACATGCTGGGAAGCCTGCTAACGAGCCTCCCAGAACACCACTCTGTTGCCCCACGCGAACCACACGTGAGGCCAACGTGGAGGTCAAGTGCGTGGCACGTATCCAGATTTTCACCCACTTCTGGCGCACGCACTCCACCAGCAAAGCGACGGCTTGTACCAGTGGCACAAGCCCACATTTAATTAAACTCTTTTGCTCATTACTGGCACCACATATTCcacaacaataaacacacagaaggTGTAAAATGAATCCAGCTCAGACTGGGGCAGGAAGTCGTGTTTAAGGACGATGAAATTGCTCCGACAGGAAAGCAGGGAGACTTTCACCATGATTGAGAATCTACAGAATGCATAGCACATCTGGTTATGTGCAGTGAATCTGGTTTCCTGCAATGAATCTGGTTAGGTGCAGTGAATCTGGCTTCTTGCAGTGACTCTGATTAAGTGCAGTGATTCTAGTTTCATGCAGTGAATCTGATTTCCTGCAGTGAATCTAGTTACATGCAGTGAATCTGGATTCCTGCAATTAATCCTGTTACGTGCAATGATTCTGGTTTCCTGCAATGAATCTGGTTACCTGCAGTGAATCTGGTTTCCTGCAGTGATGCTGGTTATGTGCAGTGATGCTGGTTATGTGCAGTGAATCTGGTTTCATGCAGTGAATCTGGTTATGTGCAGTGATGCTGGTTATGTGCAGTGATGCTGGTTATGTGCAGTGATGCTGGTTTCCCGCAGTGAATCTGCTTATGTGCAGTGATGCTGGTTATGTGCAGTGAATCTGGTTTTCCGCAGTGAATCTGCTTATGTGCAGTGATGCTGGTTATGTGCAGTGAATCTGGTTTCCCGCAGTGAATCTGCTTATGTGCAGTGATGCTGGTTATGTGCAGTGAATCTGGTTTCCCACAGTGTGCAGGGCACTGGGGGAGAATGAGAATTCAGGGCAGAGCAGGAAGCTCTGGGTTTGGCCTGGAAAGCTTCAACTTTACAATGCTGCTTCGAGATTCCACAGCGCAACAGAATTCAGGACAGATGGGTAGAGCAATGTGGCGCTTGAGCCCAGACGTACTGATGATACACTGTTTAGTGTTTCAGAACATGCCAGCTGGCTGCAACAGCTGTCCCCGGCATGTTGGCTAAACTGAGCTGGTGATGACTCACTGGTAGTGACGACACTCTGGTACAGGGCTAGTCATTAGAAGCAGAGCCGCTAAACTTTGATCCTGGTTGAGTTTCCTAGAAAGCCATTCTGTTGGAAATCAGTCATAATGTCAGGCATGGGCGGAGTCATGGTGTCAGAGTCATATTTTTAGATTTGTGGTTCAAAGAAACGATGGAAAAGGTTTGTTTCAGAAACTGTGagatttgactgtgtgtgtttgctcacactggcatacacacacacacacacacacacacacacacacacacacacacacacacacacacacacacacacacacacacacacagactcacagagcTGGGGTTCCAGTGGGTAAGCAAGTCAGTCCCATTTTTTCTCATGCAACTCAGTATAGTCCAGTTTTATTTAGTCAGAGCTACTCAGAGACGTGTTAATATACcatttgctcacacacacacacacgtgtgcacgcacacacacccacctgagGGCACGGAGGCAGGGTTGAATGGAGTGAACAGTTCTGAGGCTGTCTGGTGTGCCAGCGTCGTGTCCAGTGTGTTTGCTGGAGAAGCCGGAGTCTAAGGGCACAAACCCGTgtcacattcaaacacacatcacTTACAGAGGCAGCCGttcaggcgtgtgtgtgtttgtttgtgtgtgtgtgtgtgtgtgtgtgtgtgtgtgtgtgtgtgtcggctcACCGAGGGAGATGTGATATCCGGAGGAGTAGACATGTCTCCAAATAGCTCTAACTGGTTGATATTCTGTAGAACAGCGGAGAGAGAATTCACAGTGAAGCACTGAAACATGAGTCAGCGTTCACACCCCAGTGAGCTGCACCTATTGCTGGGCACAGAGCTGGCATACATGGGCATGGCTACCCATAGCCAGGATTGGGTGAATGACAGGATGTTAATGAAGCATTACagaaatgatgatgatgatgatgatgatgatgattgtatATACTCACCACCAAAACATAATTGGAAAaaagtttgtatgtgtgtatctagcagtgtgtgtgtgtgtatccagctGCATGGGCAGTGGGCAGGATAAGCGTGTGGTTAACACACATCGTATTCAGGATTAAACTGACACTTTTGTAGCCTGTGGCAATTAAACTTGACCTTGTAAGTAAGAGGAGAATGGATATTTAACCTCATTCATGTGAGCAAGCGCgcgcaaacacacccacaccctgtGATGTGTTTGACCTTTGAACTCACTCTACAGGCCCCATGGGGCCCCTTGGTGAGAAGAGCACGGAGACGTTTATTTCCTCCCCTTTTTATTGGCCGGTCCGTTGTCATGGGAACGTGCCGGCCTAACGAGGGTCATATTCAAAGGGAGCAGGCAGGGGTCACGCATGAGGCAGCCTGCCATCTGACTGGGGGCATGTCAAAGTTAGCGCAGTACTTCCAGGTCAATGCTAGGGCACAGGGAAATGGCAGACGTGGAGGAGGCCCGGGACATGCTCTTGGCAGGCTGCGGGACACTTACTGGACAGGTCTGTGCCGCAGAGGACTTGAGGCCAGCGGGGTGGGGCTGGGTGGTAGCGTTCGCTTGGTTTAGTTACCTCTCTGCATGCCTTACCTTAGAGACCTGCACTAGACTGGCATCTACATCCAGCAGGCTGGTGTGTCCTTTATGTCTGCTCTGTAACAACAGCATGATGTTAGATGGAATGTGggatgggacacacacacacacacacacacaggcgcacacacacaggagaaggTGGGCATTTGAGATGGTGTGGATGAGGTTTGGAAAAGCGCCATAGAGCCAGATTGGCATGGGCGGGGCTTCCCCTGTGAGGTCAAAGCTccgcctccctccctccctccctccctccctccctccctcccgcctCAGCCCTGGTCTCTGCACATCCTCAGCCCCGCCCCTCGGAGACGCGACAGACCCTGGGGCCGTGCAAACAGCTACAAACGACAGCGCTCGTTCTCGCGCCCTCATAACCCCCCAGCGCGATAATTGGTACGGAGGGAACAAATAGTCAACAGAAAGGCCTGGCAGAGGGACCTTAATGGGAAAATAATGCAGCTGTACGGGTGTCTCTCGAGACAGAGCGCAGTGGAGGTGCAGAGGCCATGAACCATCATCTCACATCCCACATCACGTGGCTGCACAGGGGGGTCATAAACGCGGATCATTCCTTAGAACCAGAGGTGACGGGGAGGAAACACACACTGGACGTTCACATCCAAGCATGCGGGCATGCAGGTGATTCGAGGGCAAGCGCCGGGAAGCGGGAGTCCAGACGAGTGAACGGATCGGCGGGGGCACGGGGCGAGCATCGCGCGGCCAGCACCGGTGTCCCCGGAGAGAGGGGAGACGCAGCCGTAATGAAAGAGCAGCAGGAAtggagagaggatggagaggagagagagacacacacagacagactatGACCACAGCGGACTCGGATCTTCACACATTCCATAAAGCCTCACCACTGACCACTGACCAgttcaccaccaccacctgtcCCCTATTAAACCTCTGACACCCAGTAGGGAAACAAACAGTCAGTGCATGAGACGTGTTTACTGTCTGTGGTTGCCTGGGCGACGGTGGGACCCTAACCTTCGTGGTGAAGGTCACAATGCAGTCTTTACTGGGCCCCAGTTCAACCAGAGAGCAACCGCATTATCGGCACCAAAGATGCCATCTATTAATCTCTTCAGACTCCCTCAGGGATCACCATGGTGACCTGTTCATAGGAATTGAGGAAGGGGGACATTATGGGCTTTTGTACTGGTCAGTACAACTGCCTGTCAGTCAAAGGCAGATGGCCTACACATGCAGATCACCAGCAGAAATCAACACACTGGCTACACTGAGAGTCACAGCGAGAGTCACAGCGAGAGTCACAGCGAGAGTCACAGCGAGAGAGCATGGACTGTCCCCAAGCGAGTGAAGAGAGGCTTCTGATTTAATCGCGTTGCTTACGGTCACACTAGTGCTCACGGGCTTATTCCAGTGGAAAGATGtgggacaaaaaaaaggtaTTGCGTAATAGGAGAGTGCATTAGGCTTAAACAGTCTCCATGGAAACATTTAACTGGGAATCCACAGTGTAAACTGCAGTGGTTTGAGCAGCCTAATCTGTAGGTGAATGTACACAGACAGATATCCCAGTGCAAATTAATCCCCCCGTAATCTCTTCACGCTGTCTCTCGCATCCTCTCGCGCTCGTGTGTAATTTTCCTACAGTCTCTCGGCCCACTACTCAATCTTCATCACCACAGCCACCTATCAATTTACCGTCTCCCGGGAGACCCTAATTATCCGCACGCATGTgttttgcatacatttataGCTGCCAGCTTAATTAAAGTCGCCTGACTTATCTCCGGAGCACTGACTGatcacacacgcaagcacacgtGATGGACACAGTGGCCACAACTGTGAAATAGAgcagagaatgagggaaagagaaaaaggagagagagagagagagagagagagagagagagagagagagagagagagagagggagacagaaggcAGCGTGGGCCGTTATCACGCCCCGTAGACGAGGAGATGTTGTTTTGACAGGAGCTTGCCAGCTTGATAGAGCTGTGAAAGGTGCTCGGGAGGCCACGGGACCCAAAAAGAGGAGCcagaaatgagagagggagaggtagagggaaagagagagagagcgagagagtgagagagagagagagaggagcagaagTCAGGTCAGATGtgtataaaagaaaatgagaacaagatggggaaaaaaagcagaaagaacaATGCACTGAGATTTAGGACTGGGGGCAGGTGTGGGGAGGAATTGTGGGGGATCTAGAAGAACTGAGCAAAGGCAGAACACTGTAACCCATGAAGGGCAGATCTAAAGTTACACATCTCAGAACTTCACCGACAAAAAGGGGTGATCTTAACCCAGGTAGGTCAGCGGGAGAGCCCAGGTGCTGGaacagggtgggggggtggggagattAAACATAAGTTAGGACTGAATGAACAGAGCAGCAATAACACGTttgggaggcagagagagactgattgGGGTATGAGAGGATCAGGCATTTTCAAAGCAGAGCATAAACATAATAGCCATATCATGACCACAGCGCGAACGTTTCAGCCATttcaagagagagaggaaggttAACTGATCTTAATCTACACAGTTATACATGGATACGGTGGTTTGACCTTGAGAGCTTGTCATCTCTTTTGAGAATGGCCCGGCCTTATCTGTCAGGCAGCCAATGAACAGTGTGTAAAGTAGCAGACCTCTTTTGATTGGATTGtgcgtgatttttttttgttttgatatggTCATGGTGTGGCATTAAAGTTATGTCCCTGAGGCTTGGCTTTGAAAAGGCCATTATGGAAACACCAGCTGCCTGTACACATGGCGAGGCGGCAGGCACACGGCATGCAGACCACGAAGCACATACACCTCCAGCAAACCTCTCGTTACAGTAGCTAGTCCAAGGACACGCGGTGGCGGGCCagctacagcacacagacacacgcatcaCACCGGACACACGCATCACACCGGACACACGCATCACACCGGACATACGCATCACACCGGACACACGCATCACACCGGACACACGCATCACACCGGACACACGCCACGACGCCATCTGCAGCCAAACGTCAAAACACGGTCAGCTCACCAAATGTCACGTGTTTGTATGAAACCAAAAAAGCCTGGGGTTTTGTAACAGGTTTGCAAGAGGAGAACaagcaaacacgcacacgcacacacacacacacacacacaccccacacagttCCACTCACTGGATGTCGCTTTGGAACGTCATAAACTCCTTCCTTTTGTTGGCTGGTGGGGACCTGGGGTGGACAGTTAGTCCAGCCAAACACATGAGCAGATCACAAGTTACCATCACGTCACATTTCAGCAGTGGCCTCTAAAACAGTGCGAGTGCcttcttagtgtgtgtgtctgtgtgtctgtgtggtgtgtgtgtgtgtatatatatatatatatatatatatatatatatatatatatatatatatatatatatataataaagctGCATTTTATACTTGGGTGACATTTAAATTGAAAGCCCCTCACTTGCTGTCACGAAACACATTTCCTCCGTGTTCTCATGAGAAGCGAATTAGCTGTCCGGCAGCAGCCCACATCGCAGCTGTCTGAGTGCTCGCGTTTGATCCGTTCCCTTCTCCGCTGTAATTTGACATTGTTCTTACGCTGCTCTCCACGGCTGGCTGATTGCAGCTCAGCACGTTCCTGCTTTCGATCGCGCGTTTGAAATGACTttttctccccccaccctccgccAGCCATCGCTTTCATTCACAGATCAAAAGCAGACAGTGACGATTAATCACCTCCCTCTTTCATTAGCGAAGCGGGAGCGAGACACGGAAAAGCATGGAACATACCAGAACGGGGCCGCGGCAGCTCACCGCAGAAGCTGCCAGCACCACTTACTACACGCAAGccttttatttgcattataaCCTCTACGCAACTTTCCCTGAAATGTATAGGTTCTACTCTAATAAAGAGgatataattatttaaagtaTATATACGTTTAGCTCTTATTAGCTGTTCAGGGACTGCGTCGTATTACTTTTCTTAGCTGGAGATGGTGTGTCATTGTAAACGTCTGTCATCTTCGATTACACACCATTTCTGGCGACGGTATACTGTTCAAACTGCTAATGGGGTTGCGTGTACTTGACCTCGCTGCCTCGCTCCCTCACTCCTGCCACTCGGGAAGCACAAGAAATGATGGGCCAGCAAGTTAAATCTGCACCGGCCAACATAGTGCCCCATATGAGGCTGCAGTTTGCCCAGCTCTGACGGAGCACAGATGTCTCCATCACGCGTCTGACCGACCACAGGGCTAGTAGCCAAGGAGAGACTTTTACAGTCTGCTCAACACTTAAGAGCTTGGCGTCCGAATGACTTCAAAAGGTAGGAGATTGGCTACGTTTCTGCTCGGGCTCCTGCAAAGCTAGCGCCGCACCGCAGCGGCCGGGGGAACCTTTCGCGCAGGTAGCGGCCACATGGGCTCGGGGTGGCGCCGTCGTTTGCGGTAAGTGATTTCCGGCGTCTCCCTGTCTCACGCTTCTGACCGGAGCCGCAGGTGACGAGGCACAGCGGCACCTGAGGGGAGAGCACCTGTTGTGACGGTCGCGGCACTCAAAGCGCGGAACATCGCggaatgtaaatgtttgagaggGTTGCCACGGCGAATTAGCGCGACGCGGCATAGCGCCTCTGTCTGCGCTGTCTAACTCACAGGTGGGTCACTGGCAGCTACACACAGAGGTGTCTGTAGTGGTTCCATCAAAGGCTATCTTTATTTAACGGTCCTGTTCTGGGAACAGTTGCGATGTGGTGCTTTATTGATTCCCTATACAAGGGCCTTGAAACATATTCCCTCTTAGCTAACGGTTAATATTGGGTGGGCACGGTGAAATTGACATTCTCGATTCTGGGGCAGAATGTTTTAAATTCCTCGCAATTCAGTTATATCGCtgttttgttgggggggggggctaattTTTAGGTTAATTTTGCACAGCACACTTAGAGGTTCATGTTTAGATATGATATTTAATGATGTATGAGTGTTTGCCTTAACATTAGTCTGGTCAGTCAAAGAGCACCCAAATCAGAGTTTGAAATAAGGAGGGGCTTAAATAAAAAGTACCTGATAAATGCTCTCCTCTGATTGGTCACGGATGGGCTCATGTCCCGCCTCAAACACAATGTACTACAACATCGGCAGCAGGGGTGAGATCGAAAGGGGAAGGAGAAACAGGGACAGGAAGAAGGTGAAAGGgaagaaagaaataataacagagaaagacagaacaggcAGCAGAGTGATTTGGTCATGCAGGAAAACCAGCGGCCGTGGCCTTAGGAGGAGCGTCCTGGCCCCGCAGCGCTGCGGGACGCTTGTTTGGCCCGCGGGATGATTGAAGTCTGGTCATGCTGACTGCTCTGCCCTTcagcggtttttttttttacgctcTTGCGTCTTCCCTCCCTCCGCATCCCGGACAGGAACCGTCATGTACTCTAAACTCAGCTGGGATCGGTGCTCGTAGTCCCAAATAAAGCCGCCCTCGCCCGGCCGTCGGCGTTACCTCCCCGTGCCGAAACGTGGTCAGTGCTCGGCAAAGCTCCCTCACACCGCTGGCTGCCCGAGCGCTCGGGGACATAAAGGCACAGCTAACACCCGCCACGCAGCTGCTCCGCTCGGCCCTGCTGGTGGGATATATCCCCCCATGATCCAAGGACCACAGACTTCCCAGCATTCTCAGCGTGCAGCGAATTGATTATTTCCGGAGGTACTGGCCAATTCATTCCATTTCAGACCTACAGGCAGAGGTTGCGGAGGTCCCGCCTCCAACTGCAGGCTGATTCATAGGAAATGACTTGTTCTTAGCAGTTTAGTCGTTTCTGCATTATAACTAATGACTCAAGCATTAAAGTCTGTCCCGTGTTTAATGGGCTATTTGTTTAAAGACATTATGTATCAATTCTTGTCCTCTTTAAAAGCTTTGCATTGTTGACTCACCTTTCAATGCCACACCAAAAATTAATAACGCCCAATTATGTCTTACCCAGCATAGATCAACACAGCATACGTAATCCAGTGAAAGGATTCCATTACAGCACAATGAGAATTAAAGATCTCTGTTTTCTAAGTCATCTGAAACCCGTCACTGATCAATGACTGGACAATACAAGCGGCAATGTAATGTACAGCACGGTTGCACGcactccgacacacacacacacacacacacacacacacactcacgcacacatgcgctcacacacagcccaggaTGTGGTGTGTTAAAGCTGTCTGTTTTCAGTAGGAGCGGGAATCTTTCAGGACTGGGACTTCATCCGAATGTTCTCaagtaaagaaaacaaaccaaaccaaaagtACAGGGCTCCATTAGAGTTGGTACACCATGCGTTTATACACACATAATGATGAAATAAAGACTTATTAATTCAGtgaaaagaagagagacaaTGACGTGaggttatttttatttctgtccagcagATTAAAAGCGGGAGACTCTGGGGTGGCTGGGTGGGAAGAGGTGAGCTGTTTTGGCGGGGCACACTGAAGCAAACACCACGATTAGCGTTTTAGCGCTGAAGATTACCTGATAGACAGGGTCCTCCACATCTTCCTCCAGGATGGTCTTTAGGAGTGTGTGCACAGGGAGGATGGAGGAAGCGCACGAACAGGGAAAGGGGTGGAGAGACAAAAAAGGGGTGGAGCAAGAAGGGGAGGGGCGGAGCATAATTATTGTGATTCACGAAGAAAGAAGCAGCAGTCACCAAAACGATTGATCCCTCGctcagagaagagagagaaaaagcaaaggaATATTCTGGGTCTCCCCTCTCAGATCTCACTCCCCCACGCTGACTTAGTTTACACCGGCCACTGTGGCAAgctggtgcgtgtgtgtgtgtgtgtgtgtgtgtgtgtgtgtgtgtgtgtgatagagacagagagagaaagagacagagaggaagggaaagtgtgtgtgtgtgtgtgtgtgtgtgtgtgtgtgtgtagcacctgGTAAACGGCTTGTTCACACTGCTTGTCTTTCTGAGCCTTTTTCTCAATCTCCTCCCTCTGCTTGATCTCATAGATCAGTTGGAAAAGGTCACGGAGGTCAAGGATCACTGGCTCAGCCTGggaacagagagtgagatggggtcagagacgcacacagagagaagcgACAGAggaacacagatacacacagagagagagagagagagagagagagagagagagaccgagaccGACCGACCACGTAAAGGAGAATAATAATGCCTTAGGCCTTTCAATACCCTGCATATGTGACTGACACCATAATGCATATATTTCTTAAATTTCATAAATATGTAAGGGAATGCAAAGACTCCCAGGCTTCTAGTCCATCCTCTCAAAACAATCTCTGATGAGAGGCGACACAACAAAGTGTGTCTCGCGCTGAAAAGCCGTGTCCGATCAAACTGGCACTTTGTAGTTAACTTCAAAGCCCAACGTtaccattaaaaatgaatctgCAGCCCACCGCAGTGTAAATATCACTAATAACCCACTAAATGCCCCAACGCAAAAcgttgacagagagagagagagagacagagagacagacagacagaggagagagagagagacagacagacagaagagagagagagacagacagaggagagagaaagagagacagacagaggagagagacagacagacagaggagagagacagacagacagaggagagagacacagacagacagaggagagagacacagacagacagaggagagagagagacagacagacagaggagagagagacagacagaggagagagagagagacagacagacagacagacagaggagagagacagacagaggagagagagagacagacagacagacagacagacagacagacagagga is a window of Electrophorus electricus isolate fEleEle1 chromosome 3, fEleEle1.pri, whole genome shotgun sequence DNA encoding:
- the dab1a gene encoding DAB adaptor protein 1a isoform X5, with the translated sequence MSTEAELQPAARPSVRKDSKRRGQDRSEAVLIKRFKGDGVRYKAKLIGIDEVTAARGDKLCQDSMMKLKGIAASARSKGEHKQKVFLTVSFGGIKIFDEKSGVLQHHHAVHEISYIAKDITDHRAFGYVCGKEGNHRFVAIKTAQSAEPVILDLRDLFQLIYEIKQREEIEKKAQKDKQCEQAVYQTILEEDVEDPVYQNINQLELFGDMSTPPDITSPSTPASPANTLDTTLAHQTASELFTPFNPASVPSGYVTMGAVAPAWTQQGFAAQAPLPFGVQSSMPMAQVLPGGQPLIWGQANLFPATQQQWAAMAGAHFSPATFMPAQTVGPLPAAMFQTLAPVPLAAAAAAASCDTPTAGGAGAGAGPGAGASASMASSPQHSDRSLPRQAKMSKEMFKDFQMAKPAAMPTRKSEQPSLACTTDAFTSYFGRVGVAQDNDDCDDFDISQMNLTPVTSTTPSTNSPPTPAPRQGSPSKSSSQASDPPTDDSFGEAEGSPSRSGEEDAAGDSQSPCVSDPRAEPQGSESDSPQGKDPLYAQINKGKK
- the dab1a gene encoding DAB adaptor protein 1a isoform X2 — protein: MSTEAELQPAARPSVRKDSKRRGQDRSEAVLIKRFKGDGVRYKAKLIGIDEVTAARGDKLCQDSMMKLKGIAASARSKGEHKQKVFLTVSFGGIKIFDEKSGVLQHHHAVHEISYIAKDITDHRAFGYVCGKEGNHRFVAIKTAQSAEPVILDLRDLFQLIYEIKQREEIEKKAQKDKQCEQAVYQTILEEDVEDPVYQYIVFEAGHEPIRDQSEESIYQVPTSQQKEGVYDVPKRHPNINQLELFGDMSTPPDITSPSTPASPANTLDTTLAHQTASELFTPFNPASVPSGYVTMGAVAPAWTQQGFAAQAPLPFGVQSSMPMAQVLPGGQPLIWGQANLFPATQQQWAAMAGAHFSPATFMPAQTVGPLPAAMFQTLAPVPLAAAAAAASCDTPTAGGAGAGAGPGAGASASMASSPQHSDRSLPRQAKMSKEMFKDFQMAKPAAMPTRKSEQPSLACTTDAFTSYFGRVGVAQDNDDCDDFDISQMNLTPVTSTTPSTNSPPTPAPRQGSPSKSSSQASDPPTDDSFGEAEGSPSRSGEEDAAGDSQSPCVSDPRAEPQGSESDSPQGKDPLYAQINKGKK
- the dab1a gene encoding DAB adaptor protein 1a isoform X1 — encoded protein: MSTEAELQPAARPSVRKDSKRRGQDRSEAVLIKRFKGDGVRYKAKLIGIDEVTAARGDKLCQDSMMKLKGIAASARSKGEHKQKVFLTVSFGGIKIFDEKSGVLQHHHAVHEISYIAKDITDHRAFGYVCGKEGNHRFVAIKTAQSAEPVILDLRDLFQLIYEIKQREEIEKKAQKDKQCEQAVYQTILEEDVEDPVYQYIVFEAGHEPIRDQSEESIYQVPTSQQKEGVYDVPKRHPSRHKGHTSLLDVDASLVQVSKNINQLELFGDMSTPPDITSPSTPASPANTLDTTLAHQTASELFTPFNPASVPSGYVTMGAVAPAWTQQGFAAQAPLPFGVQSSMPMAQVLPGGQPLIWGQANLFPATQQQWAAMAGAHFSPATFMPAQTVGPLPAAMFQTLAPVPLAAAAAAASCDTPTAGGAGAGAGPGAGASASMASSPQHSDRSLPRQAKMSKEMFKDFQMAKPAAMPTRKSEQPSLACTTDAFTSYFGRVGVAQDNDDCDDFDISQMNLTPVTSTTPSTNSPPTPAPRQGSPSKSSSQASDPPTDDSFGEAEGSPSRSGEEDAAGDSQSPCVSDPRAEPQGSESDSPQGKDPLYAQINKGKK
- the dab1a gene encoding DAB adaptor protein 1a isoform X3; the protein is MSTEAELQPAARPSVRKDSKRRGQDRSEAVLIKRFKGDGVRYKAKLIGIDEVTAARGDKLCQDSMMKLKGIAASARSKGEHKQKVFLTVSFGGIKIFDEKSGVLQHHHAVHEISYIAKDITDHRAFGYVCGKEGNHRFVAIKTAQSAEPVILDLRDLFQLIYEIKQREEIEKKAQKDKQCEQAVYQTILEEDVEDPVYQSRHKGHTSLLDVDASLVQVSKNINQLELFGDMSTPPDITSPSTPASPANTLDTTLAHQTASELFTPFNPASVPSGYVTMGAVAPAWTQQGFAAQAPLPFGVQSSMPMAQVLPGGQPLIWGQANLFPATQQQWAAMAGAHFSPATFMPAQTVGPLPAAMFQTLAPVPLAAAAAAASCDTPTAGGAGAGAGPGAGASASMASSPQHSDRSLPRQAKMSKEMFKDFQMAKPAAMPTRKSEQPSLACTTDAFTSYFGRVGVAQDNDDCDDFDISQMNLTPVTSTTPSTNSPPTPAPRQGSPSKSSSQASDPPTDDSFGEAEGSPSRSGEEDAAGDSQSPCVSDPRAEPQGSESDSPQGKDPLYAQINKGKK